A window from Pleuronectes platessa chromosome 6, fPlePla1.1, whole genome shotgun sequence encodes these proteins:
- the eif2d gene encoding eukaryotic translation initiation factor 2D gives MFSKPLRVKSNTVIKGSDRRKLKADISASFPSLSADELSELVPNKEELNVVKVYAHKGDAVTLYVLHKNPLFFEVEKRLYPTVYVLWRYPALLPTFKTWSPVIQKLIGGADLMLPGVVVPSSGLPNVKRGDCCAVASVNNIAPVAVGTAALSSADMHGSGMKGRGVCVIHTYMDNLWAFGDKSGPPSLPDTESKGHGQNGEECTSEDEEEEEEEEGEKCVEEEENPGESIKVQICSATEELSLAEQEEEKGERGNEEEEENHDDQRTPQEIMDAMLVQCFLHALKSKVKKSDLPLLTSTFLRNHMFSCCPRGKQLDIKKSSYKKLSKFLQAMQQQHKLVRVKELSKGVESIVEVDWKNPELRFFRVPVETDEGEAAPAQHEGEGETPYHPPEITTLYSVSARLEPLFLDVNKRKGTILQPAEVRGFITEYVKKNELVDEVNQNYVTINPILCDCLLEKSEYQEVDSLKWDDLFSRTMGRMQECYEVVFPGQRPIVKKGHIEPIDISVASRGSNKKVTLIKNLEVYQLDPAAVATALQRRVQASSVLQPIPGAKDKVLVQIQGNQIHKVGSLLLDHYQIPRKYIQGLDKAVKGGQKK, from the exons ATGTTTTCCAAACCGCTCCGAGTCAAGTCCAACACCGTCATTAAAGGATCGGACAG GCGGAAGCTGAAAGCCGACATATCTGCATCCTTCCCTTCACTCTCTGCTGATGAGCTGTCAGAGCTGGTCCCCAACAAAGAGGAATTAAATGTAGTGAAAGTTTATGCACATAAAGGAGATGCTGTGACACTTTATGTTCTTCACAAAAATCCACTGTTCTTTGAAGTGGAGAAACGACTTTATCCTACAG TGTATGTTCTCTGGCGCTACCCTGCTCTCCTGCCAACGTTCAAGACATGGTCTCCTGTAATTCAGAAGTTGATTGGAGGGGCAG ATCTCATGCTGCCAGGCGTAGTGGTGCCTTCAAGTGGACTCCCAAATGTCAAACGGGGTGACTGCTGTGCTGTCGCATCAGTGAACAATAT AGCTCCTGTTGCAGTCGGCACAGCTGCATTGTCCAGTGCAGATATGCACGGCTCAGGTATGAAGggaagaggagtgtgtgttATCCACACATACATGGATAATCTCTG GGCTTTTGGAGACAAGTCAGGTCCACCTTCTTTACCGGATACCGAGAGCAAAGGACATGGGCAGAATGGAGAAGAATGTACGtcggaggacgaagaggaggaggaagaggaggagggtgagaaatgtgtggaggaggaagagaatccTGGCGAATCAATCAAAGTTCAAATCTGCTCTGCTACCGAGGAGCTGAGCCTGgctgagcaggaggaagaaaagggtGAAAGGGgtaatgaagaagaggaggagaatcaCGATGACCAGAGAACGCCACAAG AGATAATGGACGCAATGCTGGTGCAGTGTTTTCTGCATGCACTGAAGAGCAAGGTGAAGAAGTCAGACCTCCCTTTGCTGACCAGTACATTTCTCCGCAACCACATGTTCTCCTGCTG CCCAAGAGGAAAACAACTTGATATCAAGAAATCCAGCTATAAAAAG TTGTCCAAGTTTCTTCAggccatgcagcagcagcacaaacttGTGCGAGTGAAAGAACTGTCTAAGGGCGTGGAGAGCATTGTCGAGGTGGACTGGAAAAATCCAGA GCTGCGTTTCTTCAGGGTCCCCGTGGAGACAGATGAGGGTGAAGCGGCTCCAGCGCAGCATGAAGGGGAAGGAGAAACTCCATACCATCCTCCTGAGATTACAACCCTGTACTCTGTGTCTGCCCGGCTGGAGCCTCTCTTTCTGGATGTAAAcaagag GAAAGGAACAATCCTGCAGCCTGCTGAAGTGAGAGGTTTTATCACAGAGTACGTGAAGAAGAATGAACTGGTGGATGAAGTTAATCAAAA TTACGTGACCATAAACCCGATTCTGTGTGACTGCCTGCTGGAGAAATCAGAGTACCAGGAGGTAGATTCTCTCAAGTGGGACGACCTTTTTAGCAG GACGATGGGAAGAATGCAGGAGTGCTATGAGGTTGTGTTCCCTGGACAAAGGCCCATTGTGAAGAAGGGCCACATTGAGCCCATAGACATCTCTGTGGCATCTCGAGGCTCCAATAAGAAG GTGACTCTAATAAAGAACCTGGAAGTGTACCAGTTGGATCCTGCAGCTGTGGCCACTGCTTTGCAGCGCAGAGTCCAGGCCAGCTCCGTCTTACAGCCCATTCCCGGGGCCAAAGATAAAGTCCTCGTCCAGATCCAAGGCAACCAGATTCACAAAGTTGGCAGTTTGCTCTTAG ATCACTATCAAATTCCTCGCAAGTACATCCAAGGACTAGACAAAGCTGTGAAAGGCGGACAGAAGAAGTAA